The nucleotide sequence CTTATCGCATGTGAATGGAAAAAACAGATTCACATGTATTTATTTcggattttcaattttttttaaagtcaTATCTTTCAAACCGCACATCAAAATTCAGATCCGTCTTCACGGTTGGATTCCTCgtgacgagatctttgaaactagatcccgcatgggcatgtttcgacgaaattttttttATGCCAACTTTCGTGCTATATGATGCAACTTTAATATTGtattgtgcaactttagtactacatCGTGCAACTTTTTAAAAAAACCAAATTTTGAATCCGCATGATTCAACTTTTATGAGGTTGCAATCTAGCAACCATGATAACTTTGATGTGCAATTACTCTACTGTCCCGACCAACTACCAAGTAGTTGTTGTGCAACCCTCCTCCCTACTCGTGGATGCGTAGTTTTTCATTGTCGGCACACCCTACTCCCACCTACCCTGCAAGTGATTTGTGCAACTTAGTCTATTGTTTAAGCCAACTGTCTATTAGTCAATGTGCAACTCCTTTCCCTTCTATTTATGGACATGTATTTTTAATTGGCGGGGTAACAAACAGAGTTGCACATAGTCTGCTAGGTAGTTGGCCAGGACAACATACAAAGTTGCACATCTCACAGGCAAGAACAATTGAATGTTAAAAAAAAATGACATTCATGAGAGTTCTGAAAAGTTACATAGAAACAGAGTGCTAAACTTGCGAATCTCACTAAGAGGGGTGGTCTGGACCGTGTGCTAGCAGGAAAACTACACATCCATGGGGGTATAGGAGAAGGTTGCAAATCACTGCTAGACAGTTGGCCGTGGCAGTATCCGAAGTTGCACATCCACTGTTAGGCTGTTGGACGATGCAACAAACAGTGAAGCATATCCACGGACAGGGAAAATTTGCACATCAACTACTATACAGTTGGCATGCGCAACAGACGGAGTTGCACATCCAATTGGAAGGAGGTAGTTTGGGGTGGAGATACGATCATTGAAAACTGCGCGTTTATGGTATAGCAAAAAGTTGCACAACCCTGTCAGGTAGTTACACACCGACGGCTAGGCAGTTGCACAAAATGGAGAGAAAATTGCACTTTTTTTCTGTCAAAATATaaccatgcgggatctagtttcaaagagcaCGCCGCGAGGGTCCCAAAAGTAAAAAATGAATCTTAATTAGGACGTGCGGTTCGAAAGTTATGgtttttcaaaaatttgaaaaccCAAATTATATGCGTTCATACTTGTCTACATGGATGTTTTTGTAAGACTTTTCTGTTACATGTAGTTTTTCTAATATAtagattaaaattatttttattataCCAATTAGAAGGGACAATATAGATTAGAGATAAAAAAATTCTATTTTAGGCAGGCCCCTCGCGAAGCCCGGCAAGCAGCCGGCCGCTATGTAGACTCGTCCGTGAATATTTGCCAGAGTACTATGATCTGATCCCACTCCTCGGTGTGCTTGCTGATTCGCCTCTCCGTATGCTGCGCGTTGGGCGTGCGTGAGAGGATTAAGACGTGACTAAAAATACAGAGAGAAGGGTGGAGCAGACATGCCACTAGCTGCAGAAAATGGAGCATTTGACACGAGTGTTGGCTTGAATTATTGGCAATGAGTAAGAATTAACTAGCTGTGCCAGGGACATTGATACACATAACAGAAATTCAAGCTCCAATTGACAAACAGTGATAACATAAACTGAATCAGCTAGAAATTGAATCAGCCGAAAGAATGCACAGTAGGTAGCACCATAAGGTGTGCAGCAATAACCTGCCTCAAGCACTGAACAGAAGTTCACACATCACCAGAACAAAAAACTACTGCTAGCACGTAGTATCAGAAGATTCAGAGGTGACACCAGTTACTGCACAACGTCACTAGGCGACTGTAGCACGTAGCATCGACCCCAGAACGGGGAACTGACGAACTCCTTACTCTGCATATGGATGGACGGGCAAACCTCAACCGTCGCAAACCGGGCAGTTGGGCCTGCCGGACGGGGCGAAGTGGCAGGGCACGCAGTGGCAGATGTGCATCTCCGGTATGAGGCGCACCGACGCTGGCCGTAAAAGGCAAGCTGAGCACCAAATGTACTCGGCGGCCGCTGTTCCCGGCGCGGGCGCCGCCGCTGCGATCACGGCCCGATCATCGTTGGGCAGTGGCTGCGCCTGCGCATCCGCCACTGCGGGCTGAACAGCGGGCGGCTGTGGCTGCCCCTGTGGATGTTCTGCCGCCGTAGGGAGCTCCTCCTCGTTCTCGGACGACGGCGCTTCTGCTTCATCAGACCAGGACAACGTTTCCTCGCTGCCAGATGCTCGATCAACCGGGGACGACGCTTCCTGACCGACAGCTACTCGATCAAACATCTCCAAGCGGCCATTCACGAACCCTGCTCTCGGAtcaagaagaaaaatgccattccAAGAAACGATTGGGGAGCCAAGAAACGAACTGGAATCCAGGAAACGAATTGAAGCCAAGAAACCAAGTGGGAATGGAAGCAAACTTACGGCGACCGATGTAGTCGATCTGTCCCGGCGCTGGCTGCGCAAAGTTGGCTGCCGGGTTGGCGTTCACTCCTGCCGTCGGCAGAGGCTGCAGCGGTGGCAGCGGCGGAGGCACCACCTCAACCCCCGTGCGCTCCCCGCCTCTCCCGAGGCCTGCAAGAAACCAAGAAACCGCGCTCGTAACACCAAGAATCCAAGAAAACGCGGACATCGCGAAGAAGAACAGCGTGTTGCTCCTGAGATTCTCTCGGGAACCCACCTGCATCGATCCTGGGGTCCATGTAATACACGTCTTCGTCGTCGGTTGTGGCGACCCTCATCCGTGCAGGTGGCCGCGACGTCCCGGGAGGGTCGCCGGAGACCTTGCGCTTCCGTACCATCTCGCTCCCCTCGGCAATCGCCGCGCACCAAGGAATCGATTCAACGCTTCTGCAGGAAGAGAACCAAACTACCACAGCGAGATGGGGAGGATCGAGCTAGAGAAAGGAAGCTACAGGAGAGAGGAAATTTATAAGGGATGGGCAACGCGCGGAGGAAGACGAGACAACGGACTCTGGGCTCAGTGCCGTGAGTTGCAGTTTGAGCGCGTGACGGCCCGCTTGGGCCCGTTTAATGTAAGCGCAATATCTGACAGACAAACTTGCTCTCAGAtagccctcaaaaaaaaaaacttgctCTCAGGTGATTCTCAAAATTGTCTAAAAAAACAAAagatgattctcaaaaaaaaaaaactg is from Triticum aestivum cultivar Chinese Spring chromosome 1B, IWGSC CS RefSeq v2.1, whole genome shotgun sequence and encodes:
- the LOC123091093 gene encoding uncharacterized protein, translated to MVRKRKVSGDPPGTSRPPARMRVATTDDEDVYYMDPRIDAGLGRGGERTGVEVVPPPLPPLQPLPTAGVNANPAANFAQPAPGQIDYIGRRFVNGRLEMFDRVAVGQEASSPVDRASGSEETLSWSDEAEAPSSENEEELPTAAEHPQGQPQPPAVQPAVADAQAQPLPNDDRAVIAAAAPAPGTAAAEYIWCSACLLRPASVRLIPEMHICHCVPCHFAPSGRPNCPVCDG